One Felis catus isolate Fca126 chromosome D1, F.catus_Fca126_mat1.0, whole genome shotgun sequence DNA segment encodes these proteins:
- the SIK2 gene encoding serine/threonine-protein kinase SIK2 isoform X4, with product MMGPSKSRTDRRPSSNYRDYLANHGRLNESEARRKFWQILSAVDYCHGRKIVHRDLKAENLLLDSNMNIKLADFGFGNFFKSGELLATWCGSPPYAAPEVFEGQQYEGPQLDIWSMGVVLYVLVCGALPFDGPTLPILRQRVLEGRFRIPYFMSEDCEHLIRRMLVLDPSKRLTIAQIKEHKWMLVEVPVQRPVLYPQGQENEPSIGEFNEQVLRLMHSLGIDQQKTIESLQNKSYNHFAAIYYLLVERLKSHRSSFPVEQRLDARQRRPSTVAEQTVAKAQTVGLPVTVHSPNVRLMRSALLPPASNVEAFSFPASSCQAEAAFMEEECVDTPKVNGCLLDPVPPVLVRKGCQSLPSNMMETSIDEGLETEGEAEEDPSQAFDAFQSTRGGQRRHTLSEVTNQLVVVPGSGKIFSMSDNPSLDSVDSEYEMGSVQRDLNFLEDNPSLKDIMLANQPSPRMTSPFISLRPANPAMQALSSQKREAHNRSPVSFREGRRASDTSLTQGIVAFRQHLQNLARTKGILELNKVQLLYEQLGPEADQDLAPAAPQLQDLAGACPQEEVSQQQKTVSTVPSSVRPQLSPRQSLEAQYLQHRLQKPSLLSKAQNTCQLYCKEAPRSLEQQLQEHRLHQKRLFLQKQSQLQAYFNQMQIAESPFPPPPLPRQEASAQAPPPPPFGLAQPLSPVLEPAPEQMQYSPFLGHQYEDLRLQPLPSSPGPRAPALPVHLQQQQQQPPPPPPPPPPQAGAAPAPLRFPYQTCELPGAASPEPDYPPPCQYPMDGAAQSGLAAQDCPRSSGLQEAASSYDPLALAEFPGLFDCEMLEAVDPQHGGYVLVN from the exons ATTTCGgttttggaaatttctttaaaagtggtGAACTGCTGGCAACATGGTGTGGCAGCCCTCCTTATGCGGCCCCTGAAGTCTTTGAAGGGCAGCAGTATGAAGGACCACAGCTGGATATCTGG AGCATGGGAGTGGTTCTTTATGTCCTTGTCTGTGGAGCTCTGCCTTTTGATGGACCAACTCTTCCAATTTTGAGGCAGAGAGTTTTAGAAGGAAGATTCCGGATTCCCTATTTCATGTCCGAAG ATTGTGAGCACCTCATTCGAAGGATGTTGGTCCTAGACCCGTCCAAACGGCTAACCATAGCTCAAATCAAGGAGCATAAATGGATGCTTGTAGAAGTTCCTGTTCAGAGACCTGTTCTCTATCCACAAGGGCAAGAAAATGAGCCATCCATTGGGGAATTTAATGAGCAGGTTCTGCGATTGATGCACAGCCTTGGAATAGATCAGCAGAAAACCATTGAG tctTTACAGAACAAGAGCTATAACCACTTTGCTGCCATTTATTACTTGTTGGTGGAGCGTCTGAAATCACACAGGAGCAGCTTTCCTGTGGAGCAGAGACTGGATGCCCGCCAGCGTCGGCCCAGTACCGTGGCTGAACAAACAGTTGCCAAG GCCCAAACTGTGGGGCTCCCGGTGACCGTGCACTCCCCAAACGTGCGGCTGATGCggtctgccctcctccctcccgcaTCCAACGTGGAGGCCTTTTCATTCCCAGCGTCCAGCTGTCAGGCAGAAGCAGCCTTTATGGAAGAGGAATGTGTTGACACACCAAAG GTTAATGGCTGCCTGCTGGACCCTGTGCCTCCCGTCCTCGTGAGGAAGGGGTGCCAGTCGTTGCCCAGCAACATGATGGAGACGTCTATCGACGAGGGGCTGGAGACGGAGGGGGAGGCTGAGGAAGACCCCAGCCAGGCCTTCGACGCGTTCCAGTCCACGCGCGGTGGGCAGAGACGGCACACTCTGTCAGAAGTGACCAATCAGCTGGTCGTGGTGCCTGGTTCAG ggAAAATATTCTCCATGAGTGACAACCCCTCCCTTGACAGTGTGGACTCTGAGTATGAGATGGGGTCTGTTCAGAGGGACCTGAACTTTCTGGAGGACAACCCTTCCCTTAAGGACATCATGTTAGCCAATCAGCCGTCCCCACGCATGACCTCTCCCTTCATCAGCCTGAGACCTGCCAACCCAGCCATGCAGGCTTTGAGCTCCCAGAAGCGAGAGGCTCACAACAGGTCACCAGTGAGCTTCAGAGAGGGCCGCAGGGCGTCGGATACCTCCCTCACCCAAG GAATTGTGGCATTTAGACAACATCTTCAGAATCTGGCTAGAACCAAAGGAATCCTAGAGTTGAACAAAGTGCAGCTGCTGTATGAACAGCTAGGGCCAGAGGCAGACCAGGACTTGGCCCCAGCGGCACCCCAGCTCCAGGACCTTGCTGGCGCTTGCCCTCAG GAGGAAGTTTCTCAGCAGCAGAAAACGGTCTCCACTGTCCCCAGCAGTGTGCGTCCTCAGCTGTCCCCACGGCAAAGCCTGGAGGCCCAGTACCTACAGCACAGACTCCAG AAGCCCAGCCTTCTGTCCAAAGCCCAGAACACCTGTCAGCTTTATTGTAAGGAAGCCCCGCGGAGCCTGGAACAGCAGCTGCAGGAACACAG ACTCCACCAGAAGCGACTCTTTCTGCAGAAACAGTCTCAGCTGCAGGCCTATTTTAATCAGATGCAGATAGCGGAGAGCCCGTTCCCGCCGCCGCCCCTTCCCCGCCAGGAGGCGTCTGCGCAggcgccgccgcccccgcccttcggcctggcccagcccctgaGCCCCGTCCTGGAACCCGCCCCGGAGCAGATGCAGTACAGCCCCTTCCTCGGCCACCAGTACGAGGACCTGCGgctgcagcccctgccctcctcgcccgggccccgggcccctgCGCTGCCCGTGcacctgcagcagcagcagcagcagccgcctccgccgcccccgccgccgcccccgcagGCGGGAGCCGCCCCCGCGCCCCTCCGCTTCCCCTATCAGACTTGCGAGCTGCCGGGGGCGGCCTCCCCTGAGCCGGACTATCCCCCGCCCTGTCAGTACCCCATGGATGGAGCCGCGCAGAGCGGCCTCGCGGCACAGGACTGTCCCAGGAGCTCAGGACTGCAGGAGGCCGCCTCCAGCTACGACCCCCTGGCTCTCGCCGAGTTCCCTGGACTCTTCGATTGTGAGATGCTGGAGGCTGTGGATCCACAGCACGGGGGCTACGTCCTGGTAAATTAA
- the SIK2 gene encoding serine/threonine-protein kinase SIK2 isoform X5: protein MNIKLADFGFGNFFKSGELLATWCGSPPYAAPEVFEGQQYEGPQLDIWSMGVVLYVLVCGALPFDGPTLPILRQRVLEGRFRIPYFMSEDCEHLIRRMLVLDPSKRLTIAQIKEHKWMLVEVPVQRPVLYPQGQENEPSIGEFNEQVLRLMHSLGIDQQKTIESLQNKSYNHFAAIYYLLVERLKSHRSSFPVEQRLDARQRRPSTVAEQTVAKAQTVGLPVTVHSPNVRLMRSALLPPASNVEAFSFPASSCQAEAAFMEEECVDTPKVNGCLLDPVPPVLVRKGCQSLPSNMMETSIDEGLETEGEAEEDPSQAFDAFQSTRGGQRRHTLSEVTNQLVVVPGSGKIFSMSDNPSLDSVDSEYEMGSVQRDLNFLEDNPSLKDIMLANQPSPRMTSPFISLRPANPAMQALSSQKREAHNRSPVSFREGRRASDTSLTQGIVAFRQHLQNLARTKGILELNKVQLLYEQLGPEADQDLAPAAPQLQDLAGACPQEEVSQQQKTVSTVPSSVRPQLSPRQSLEAQYLQHRLQKPSLLSKAQNTCQLYCKEAPRSLEQQLQEHRLHQKRLFLQKQSQLQAYFNQMQIAESPFPPPPLPRQEASAQAPPPPPFGLAQPLSPVLEPAPEQMQYSPFLGHQYEDLRLQPLPSSPGPRAPALPVHLQQQQQQPPPPPPPPPPQAGAAPAPLRFPYQTCELPGAASPEPDYPPPCQYPMDGAAQSGLAAQDCPRSSGLQEAASSYDPLALAEFPGLFDCEMLEAVDPQHGGYVLVN from the exons ATTTCGgttttggaaatttctttaaaagtggtGAACTGCTGGCAACATGGTGTGGCAGCCCTCCTTATGCGGCCCCTGAAGTCTTTGAAGGGCAGCAGTATGAAGGACCACAGCTGGATATCTGG AGCATGGGAGTGGTTCTTTATGTCCTTGTCTGTGGAGCTCTGCCTTTTGATGGACCAACTCTTCCAATTTTGAGGCAGAGAGTTTTAGAAGGAAGATTCCGGATTCCCTATTTCATGTCCGAAG ATTGTGAGCACCTCATTCGAAGGATGTTGGTCCTAGACCCGTCCAAACGGCTAACCATAGCTCAAATCAAGGAGCATAAATGGATGCTTGTAGAAGTTCCTGTTCAGAGACCTGTTCTCTATCCACAAGGGCAAGAAAATGAGCCATCCATTGGGGAATTTAATGAGCAGGTTCTGCGATTGATGCACAGCCTTGGAATAGATCAGCAGAAAACCATTGAG tctTTACAGAACAAGAGCTATAACCACTTTGCTGCCATTTATTACTTGTTGGTGGAGCGTCTGAAATCACACAGGAGCAGCTTTCCTGTGGAGCAGAGACTGGATGCCCGCCAGCGTCGGCCCAGTACCGTGGCTGAACAAACAGTTGCCAAG GCCCAAACTGTGGGGCTCCCGGTGACCGTGCACTCCCCAAACGTGCGGCTGATGCggtctgccctcctccctcccgcaTCCAACGTGGAGGCCTTTTCATTCCCAGCGTCCAGCTGTCAGGCAGAAGCAGCCTTTATGGAAGAGGAATGTGTTGACACACCAAAG GTTAATGGCTGCCTGCTGGACCCTGTGCCTCCCGTCCTCGTGAGGAAGGGGTGCCAGTCGTTGCCCAGCAACATGATGGAGACGTCTATCGACGAGGGGCTGGAGACGGAGGGGGAGGCTGAGGAAGACCCCAGCCAGGCCTTCGACGCGTTCCAGTCCACGCGCGGTGGGCAGAGACGGCACACTCTGTCAGAAGTGACCAATCAGCTGGTCGTGGTGCCTGGTTCAG ggAAAATATTCTCCATGAGTGACAACCCCTCCCTTGACAGTGTGGACTCTGAGTATGAGATGGGGTCTGTTCAGAGGGACCTGAACTTTCTGGAGGACAACCCTTCCCTTAAGGACATCATGTTAGCCAATCAGCCGTCCCCACGCATGACCTCTCCCTTCATCAGCCTGAGACCTGCCAACCCAGCCATGCAGGCTTTGAGCTCCCAGAAGCGAGAGGCTCACAACAGGTCACCAGTGAGCTTCAGAGAGGGCCGCAGGGCGTCGGATACCTCCCTCACCCAAG GAATTGTGGCATTTAGACAACATCTTCAGAATCTGGCTAGAACCAAAGGAATCCTAGAGTTGAACAAAGTGCAGCTGCTGTATGAACAGCTAGGGCCAGAGGCAGACCAGGACTTGGCCCCAGCGGCACCCCAGCTCCAGGACCTTGCTGGCGCTTGCCCTCAG GAGGAAGTTTCTCAGCAGCAGAAAACGGTCTCCACTGTCCCCAGCAGTGTGCGTCCTCAGCTGTCCCCACGGCAAAGCCTGGAGGCCCAGTACCTACAGCACAGACTCCAG AAGCCCAGCCTTCTGTCCAAAGCCCAGAACACCTGTCAGCTTTATTGTAAGGAAGCCCCGCGGAGCCTGGAACAGCAGCTGCAGGAACACAG ACTCCACCAGAAGCGACTCTTTCTGCAGAAACAGTCTCAGCTGCAGGCCTATTTTAATCAGATGCAGATAGCGGAGAGCCCGTTCCCGCCGCCGCCCCTTCCCCGCCAGGAGGCGTCTGCGCAggcgccgccgcccccgcccttcggcctggcccagcccctgaGCCCCGTCCTGGAACCCGCCCCGGAGCAGATGCAGTACAGCCCCTTCCTCGGCCACCAGTACGAGGACCTGCGgctgcagcccctgccctcctcgcccgggccccgggcccctgCGCTGCCCGTGcacctgcagcagcagcagcagcagccgcctccgccgcccccgccgccgcccccgcagGCGGGAGCCGCCCCCGCGCCCCTCCGCTTCCCCTATCAGACTTGCGAGCTGCCGGGGGCGGCCTCCCCTGAGCCGGACTATCCCCCGCCCTGTCAGTACCCCATGGATGGAGCCGCGCAGAGCGGCCTCGCGGCACAGGACTGTCCCAGGAGCTCAGGACTGCAGGAGGCCGCCTCCAGCTACGACCCCCTGGCTCTCGCCGAGTTCCCTGGACTCTTCGATTGTGAGATGCTGGAGGCTGTGGATCCACAGCACGGGGGCTACGTCCTGGTAAATTAA